Within the Leisingera thetidis genome, the region CCTTCCGGCTTGACGCCGAGGCGGCGGATCTGATCGCCGACAAAGCCGTCGCCATAGCCACGGCGCCGCGCAACGGGCCGGTGCATATCGATGTGCCGATCTCCACCGCCGATGCGCCGGCCAGGGACCGCGGCATCCGCCGCGCGCCTGCAAGTGAAACCGCGCCAAGCGGCGCAGCCCTGGCGCAGGCGCGCTCCTGGCTGGCGGCGGCAGAACAGCCGGTGGCGGTGATCGGTCTGGATGCGCTGCAGGAAAACGCAGGTGCTGCCATCCGCAGCTTCGTTGAGAAACACCGGATTCCGTTCATAACCACCTACAAGGCCAAGGGAATCATTCCCGAAGACCATCCGCTTTCCTTAGGCGGTGCCGGGCTGTCGCCGCTGGCCGACAGGCATCTGCTGCCCCTGGTGCGGGAGGCCGATCTGGTGCTCTCCCTCGGTTACGACCCGATCGAGATGCGCCCCGGCTGGCGCAATGCCTGGGACGCGGAGACCCAGAACGTGATCGACATCGCCCCCGAGGCCAACACCCATTACATGCACCAGGCAGGCCTGAACGTCCTGGCCGCCATTGCGCCCGCCCTGGCGGTCCTTTCCGAGGGCACTGAACCGCGCCGGACCTGGCACAATGGCCGCCCCAAGCAGGCAAAGGCCGCGCTGGCCGGGGCCTTCCCGCAAGACGACGCCTGGGGCCCGGCGGGTGTCATCGCCGAATGCCGCGCCACGCTGCCGCCCGAAACCCTGGCCACCGCCGACAGCGGTGCCCACCGGATCCTGCTCAGCCAGATGTGGACCTGCCATGAGCCGCGCGGGCTGATCCAGTCCTCGGCGCTTTGCACCATGGGCTGCGCGGTGCCGATGGCCATCGGCCGCAAGCTGGCGCAGCCCGGGCGCCCGGTGGTCAGCTTTTCGGGCGACGCCGGTTTCCTGATGGTGGCGGGCGAGCTGTCCACCGCCGCCGAGCTGGGCGCGGCGCCGATCTTCGTGGTCTTTGCCGATGCCAGCCTGGCGCTGATCGAACTCAAACAGCGCCAGCGCCAGCTCGCCAATGGCGGCGTCGACTTTGCGCCCCATGACTTTGCCGCAATGGGCCGGGCGTTTGGCGGCAACGGTGTCACCGTGCGCAGCCGAAAGGAATTGCGCGCAGCCCTTGAACAGGCGCTCAGCGCTTCCCAGTTCACTGTGATCGCGGCGGAAATCCCCCGCGGAGGATATGATGGCCGGATCTGACATGCTGCCCCACGGCGCCCTCAAGGGCGTCAGGGTTCTCGACCTCTCCCGCATCCTGGCAGGCCCCACCTGCACCCAGCTGCTGGGCGACCTCGGCGCCACCGTGATCAAGGTGGAAAACCCCAAGACCGGCGGCGATGACACCCGCCAATGGGGGCCGCCCTATGCGACCGATGCCGCAGGCAACCGCTCGGATCTCTCGGCCTATTTCATGGCCGCCAACCGCAACAAGCGCTCCGTCGCCATCGACATCGCCACCGCAGACGGCCAGCAGGCGATCCGCAAACTGGCGGCAGAGGCCGACATCCTGATCGAGAATTTCAAACCCGGCGGGCTGGCAAAATACGGGCTGGATTACGCCAGCCTCAAGCACAGCCTGCCGGGGCTGATCTACTGCTCTATCTCCGGCTACGGCCAGACCGGCCCCAACAGCCACAAACCCGGCTATGACATCATGGCGCAGGGGTTCGGCGGCATCATGTCGCTGACCGGCGAGCCGGAGGGCCAGCCGATGAAGGCAGGCGTCGGCATCGCCGACGTCATGTGCGGCATGTATGCCTGCATCGGCATCCTGTCGGCCCTGCACCACCGGGAAAAGACCGGCGAAGGCCAGCAGATCGATCTGGCGCTGGTCGATGCCCAGGTCGCCTGGCTGATCAACGAGGGCGTCGCCTATCTGAACACCGGCCAGGTCCCCAAACGGCGCGGCAACGAACACCCCAGCATCATGCCCTATGGCGTCTATGAGACATCGGATGGCCATGTGATCCTGGCGGTGGGCAATGACAGCCAGTTCCGCCGCTTCATGGAGTTCCTCAAGCTGGAGGGCCTGGCCGAAGATCCGCGTTTCGCCTCCAACCCCGCCCGGTTGCAGAACCGCGATGCGCTGAATGCGATCCTGATCCCGTCAGTGCAGCGGTTCACCACCGATGAGGTGCTGGCCGCCATGGAGGCGCGCAAGGTGCCCGCAGGCCCGGTGCAGAACCTGGAGACCCTGTTTGCCACCTCCCAGGTCGAGGCCCGCAACATGGCCATCGGCATGGACAGCTCTGCCGGGCCGGTCAAACTGCTGGGCAACCCGCTGAATTTCTCCCGCACGCCCGTGAC harbors:
- a CDS encoding CaiB/BaiF CoA transferase family protein, which codes for MMAGSDMLPHGALKGVRVLDLSRILAGPTCTQLLGDLGATVIKVENPKTGGDDTRQWGPPYATDAAGNRSDLSAYFMAANRNKRSVAIDIATADGQQAIRKLAAEADILIENFKPGGLAKYGLDYASLKHSLPGLIYCSISGYGQTGPNSHKPGYDIMAQGFGGIMSLTGEPEGQPMKAGVGIADVMCGMYACIGILSALHHREKTGEGQQIDLALVDAQVAWLINEGVAYLNTGQVPKRRGNEHPSIMPYGVYETSDGHVILAVGNDSQFRRFMEFLKLEGLAEDPRFASNPARLQNRDALNAILIPSVQRFTTDEVLAAMEARKVPAGPVQNLETLFATSQVEARNMAIGMDSSAGPVKLLGNPLNFSRTPVTYRHAPPVFGEGTAEILDSDTPFGPP
- a CDS encoding thiamine pyrophosphate-binding protein, producing the protein MTETLRAADVLARRFYEAGCRHAFGMPGGEVLTLVDALTKAGIRFHLAKHENCAGFIGEGVHHADGAPVILVATLGPGALNGINVVANAHQDRVPMLVLTGCVDAAEEHSYTHQVLDHRAVFTPITKATFRLDAEAADLIADKAVAIATAPRNGPVHIDVPISTADAPARDRGIRRAPASETAPSGAALAQARSWLAAAEQPVAVIGLDALQENAGAAIRSFVEKHRIPFITTYKAKGIIPEDHPLSLGGAGLSPLADRHLLPLVREADLVLSLGYDPIEMRPGWRNAWDAETQNVIDIAPEANTHYMHQAGLNVLAAIAPALAVLSEGTEPRRTWHNGRPKQAKAALAGAFPQDDAWGPAGVIAECRATLPPETLATADSGAHRILLSQMWTCHEPRGLIQSSALCTMGCAVPMAIGRKLAQPGRPVVSFSGDAGFLMVAGELSTAAELGAAPIFVVFADASLALIELKQRQRQLANGGVDFAPHDFAAMGRAFGGNGVTVRSRKELRAALEQALSASQFTVIAAEIPRGGYDGRI